A single Candidatus Bathyarchaeota archaeon DNA region contains:
- a CDS encoding glycosyltransferase family 39 protein, protein MKGNLFKAQYTLIFLITISATLFFLSGYVNQVPWFDDKAYLNNALIHSGRVDESEVLGPYADERPPLFWWMLTVIFIFNAPIWSAKFLSPFFGVVLIILIYSFTKKLFKNSRQALYSSLFLMFNAFLLLFTGMILTDVPSLTLSTLLLFCLYYGIEENKHSYLIVSSSILAFSIMLRDQNIILFPIILFYLLTKIRLNKYLKALIASIGSILPFSIPIITYGITSTLEVISRHLTPFIIGKAYLIPFTSVGISLAFLLSLIALAFSFYPAVAIYFSDVKNLRQIKLLTFFLSVLTFFITLYPYLWDNYALGARFEVQGRGILSRLISHQIMAETFGVGADLPAIERRIWWLSNFIPLISIPIFLFSIIGLIQMVKNKMYHQLAILIPWLVFTSGFTILFTHLEARFLLPSLPPFAIISSEGFVKVTDWIKFKLSDLKKESNWINKARATVKIYLILISLIFENLVLFEIYMPEKVGLVALFHLLNKILSKYQGWFSDYLIYLENRLRHPILNLDPIYILEAIICLVLIIFLSFKLMMNKGLE, encoded by the coding sequence ATGAAGGGAAATTTATTTAAAGCTCAATATACCTTAATATTTCTAATAACAATATCTGCGACATTATTCTTTTTATCTGGATATGTAAATCAAGTTCCATGGTTTGATGATAAGGCATACTTAAATAATGCTTTAATTCATAGTGGAAGAGTGGATGAAAGTGAAGTTCTAGGACCTTATGCTGATGAACGGCCGCCTCTATTCTGGTGGATGTTGACTGTAATTTTTATTTTTAATGCTCCAATATGGTCAGCTAAGTTTCTTTCACCATTTTTTGGAGTGGTATTAATAATATTGATTTATTCATTTACAAAAAAATTATTTAAAAATAGTCGTCAAGCGCTATACTCAAGTTTATTCTTGATGTTTAATGCATTTTTATTGTTATTTACAGGCATGATTTTAACAGATGTCCCCAGTCTTACCTTGTCAACACTACTTCTATTTTGCCTTTATTATGGAATAGAAGAAAATAAACATTCTTATTTAATTGTTTCAAGCTCTATTCTAGCTTTTTCCATTATGTTGCGAGATCAAAATATAATTCTCTTTCCCATAATTCTCTTTTACCTATTGACTAAAATTAGGTTAAATAAATATTTAAAAGCCTTAATAGCTTCCATAGGCAGTATACTCCCTTTCAGTATACCTATTATAACATACGGAATAACCAGTACTTTAGAAGTTATTTCAAGGCATTTAACTCCATTTATAATTGGTAAAGCATATTTAATTCCTTTTACTTCAGTTGGCATATCGTTAGCATTCCTTTTATCTTTAATTGCTTTAGCATTCTCTTTTTATCCAGCTGTTGCAATTTATTTTTCAGATGTAAAAAATCTTAGACAAATTAAATTACTTACTTTTTTCTTAAGCGTATTAACCTTTTTTATAACTTTATATCCATACCTTTGGGATAATTACGCTCTTGGAGCGAGGTTTGAAGTTCAAGGTAGAGGAATATTGTCACGTCTAATATCGCATCAAATAATGGCTGAAACATTTGGCGTTGGAGCAGATCTTCCAGCAATAGAAAGAAGGATTTGGTGGCTATCTAACTTTATTCCATTAATTTCTATTCCTATATTTCTTTTCTCAATAATTGGTTTGATACAGATGGTAAAAAACAAAATGTATCACCAGCTAGCCATATTAATTCCTTGGCTTGTGTTCACCTCTGGTTTTACTATTTTATTTACTCATCTTGAAGCGCGCTTCCTTCTTCCATCGCTTCCTCCATTTGCCATAATTTCTTCAGAAGGCTTTGTTAAAGTAACGGATTGGATTAAATTTAAATTATCAGATTTAAAAAAGGAGAGCAATTGGATAAATAAAGCTAGAGCAACTGTAAAGATCTATTTAATATTGATATCGTTAATTTTTGAAAATCTAGTTTTATTTGAAATATATATGCCAGAAAAAGTAGGTTTAGTAGCTTTATTCCATTTATTAAATAAAATTTTATCCAAATATCAAGGTTGGTTCTCGGATTATTTAATATACCTTGAAAATAGATTAAGACATCCTATCTTAAATTTGGATCCTATATATATCTTAGAAGCTATCATATGCTTAGTTCTTATAATATTCCTCTCTTTTAAACTGATGATGAATAAAGGTTTGGAATAA
- a CDS encoding DUF2116 family Zn-ribbon domain-containing protein produces MSKKFKIEEAIPKHKHCLICGISVAFDKEFCSEKCEEQYSKMVKKRKYSLWIMMLIFPAMFLILLFLTPKK; encoded by the coding sequence ATGTCAAAAAAATTTAAAATAGAAGAGGCGATTCCTAAGCATAAGCATTGCTTAATTTGCGGAATTTCAGTAGCGTTTGATAAAGAGTTTTGCAGCGAGAAATGCGAAGAACAATATAGTAAAATGGTTAAAAAAAGAAAATATTCACTTTGGATTATGATGCTTATCTTTCCAGCTATGTTCTTAATCCTTCTGTTTTTAACGCCTAAAAAATAA
- a CDS encoding M42 family metallopeptidase, with product MFNDLFNLLKEFSESLAPSGYENEIVKLISTKIKPYVNEVWVDRFSNIIAKKSGEEKGSVMIYAHIDEVGLIIKHVDEEGFLTFETLGGLDAKILPSQRVKILVKNGFITGVIGCKPPHLQTQKEMETPYKIEDLFIDVGAANRKEAESWGIKPGCSAALERSLEKIGKGNLVSGKALDDRVGCAIMVKIAEEVAKEKFDYDLYFGGTVQEELGLRGSRVMAFSITPNLGLVIDTSAAGDFPGLSLKKAPLKVDCGPGIVIMDSGFMATEEVKEFMISTAEEEKIPYQPIVIKGGTTDAAYIQLTKEGVPVGSIAIPSRYTHSTIEVVSLEDMANSVKLITAMLKRLNSEKLNALNKPKII from the coding sequence ATGTTTAATGATTTATTTAATCTTCTTAAAGAGTTTTCAGAAAGTTTAGCGCCATCAGGTTACGAAAACGAAATTGTAAAATTAATTTCAACAAAAATTAAACCATATGTAAATGAAGTTTGGGTTGATAGATTTTCTAATATTATTGCTAAAAAATCTGGAGAAGAAAAAGGTAGCGTAATGATTTACGCTCATATAGATGAAGTAGGGCTTATCATAAAGCATGTTGATGAAGAAGGTTTTTTAACTTTTGAAACTTTAGGAGGTCTTGACGCTAAAATTTTACCTTCACAAAGAGTTAAAATTCTTGTTAAAAACGGTTTTATTACAGGAGTGATTGGATGTAAACCTCCCCACCTTCAAACTCAAAAAGAAATGGAAACCCCCTATAAAATAGAAGATTTATTTATAGATGTAGGGGCAGCTAACCGTAAAGAAGCTGAAAGCTGGGGTATAAAACCAGGGTGCTCAGCAGCTTTAGAAAGAAGCTTAGAAAAAATTGGGAAAGGCAATTTAGTTTCAGGGAAAGCTTTAGATGATAGAGTTGGATGTGCAATTATGGTTAAAATCGCTGAAGAAGTAGCTAAAGAAAAATTTGATTATGATTTATATTTTGGTGGAACCGTTCAAGAGGAGCTTGGGCTTCGCGGCTCAAGAGTGATGGCTTTCAGCATAACCCCAAATCTAGGCTTAGTTATAGATACGTCTGCAGCTGGAGATTTTCCAGGTTTATCTCTTAAAAAAGCTCCATTAAAAGTTGACTGCGGTCCAGGAATAGTTATTATGGACAGCGGTTTTATGGCAACTGAAGAAGTAAAAGAATTTATGATTTCAACAGCTGAAGAAGAAAAAATTCCATATCAACCAATTGTAATTAAAGGCGGAACAACAGATGCTGCTTACATTCAATTAACTAAGGAAGGCGTTCCAGTCGGTTCAATAGCTATACCATCTAGATATACACATTCCACGATTGAGGTTGTAAGCTTAGAAGATATGGCTAATAGTGTTAAATTAATTACAGCTATGTTA
- a CDS encoding glycosyltransferase family 2 protein codes for MLSFIDLITKFTNFTPSLIFWFIVIGLTIILFNDFVVLPLSLIHDKLQKKYRLQTFNPLVSVIIPAHNEEKVIGRLIETLLEQTYKKMEIIVVNDGSTDSTKQVLIPYLKKGKIKLVDIPPPNIGKFGALNAGIAVSEGSIIVVADADGLFERNTIANLVAPFENPYVASVAGNVKVGNRVNLLTKCQALEYIRDINLPRRAMDLLDISIVIPGPLSAFRRNAIEAVGIYDGDTVTEDFDLTVKIHKARDGILFICRNITNAVVYTEAPEKIKDIIKQRIRWYGGMAQTIKKHLDKKLIWKSGAYSVIGVPYLIVTLFIIPILDLIVTGFSIWVSIIGGFVWILLSYLIYTILETLTSLLGLLLDREDWRLVAFSPLFVFGYRQLIDMIRIYAFVKSILGKLGWYRASRYGWHHLK; via the coding sequence ATGCTGTCTTTTATAGATCTTATAACGAAATTTACAAATTTTACTCCATCGTTAATTTTTTGGTTTATTGTAATTGGTTTAACAATAATTTTGTTTAACGATTTTGTGGTACTTCCTTTGAGTCTCATCCATGATAAACTTCAAAAAAAGTATCGGCTTCAAACATTCAATCCATTAGTCTCGGTTATTATTCCAGCTCATAATGAAGAAAAAGTTATAGGACGGTTGATAGAGACTTTATTAGAACAAACATATAAAAAAATGGAAATTATTGTAGTAAATGATGGAAGTACTGATTCTACAAAACAAGTTTTAATCCCGTATTTAAAAAAAGGTAAGATTAAATTAGTGGATATACCGCCGCCTAACATTGGTAAATTTGGGGCTTTAAATGCTGGAATTGCAGTTTCTGAAGGATCAATTATAGTTGTGGCGGATGCTGATGGGCTTTTTGAGAGAAATACAATTGCAAACTTAGTGGCACCCTTCGAAAATCCATATGTGGCATCAGTTGCTGGAAATGTAAAAGTTGGCAATAGAGTGAATCTGCTGACTAAATGTCAAGCTCTTGAGTACATTAGAGACATAAATCTTCCTAGAAGGGCGATGGATCTTTTAGATATCTCAATAGTAATTCCTGGGCCGCTAAGCGCTTTTAGAAGAAATGCGATAGAAGCTGTAGGGATATATGATGGAGACACAGTCACAGAAGATTTCGATCTAACAGTTAAAATTCATAAAGCAAGAGATGGAATTCTTTTTATATGCAGAAATATAACTAACGCTGTAGTATATACGGAGGCGCCTGAAAAAATTAAGGATATAATTAAACAAAGAATAAGATGGTATGGAGGAATGGCACAAACTATAAAGAAGCATTTGGATAAAAAACTTATTTGGAAGTCTGGAGCTTACAGTGTTATTGGCGTTCCATATTTAATAGTAACTCTATTTATAATTCCAATTCTTGATTTGATAGTTACAGGTTTCTCTATTTGGGTCTCCATAATTGGAGGATTCGTATGGATTCTTTTATCCTACCTTATATATACAATTCTTGAAACTTTAACTTCACTTTTAGGTTTGTTATTAGATCGAGAGGATTGGAGGCTCGTGGCTTTTTCTCCTCTTTTTGTATTTGGATATAGACAATTGATTGATATGATTAGAATCTATGCTTTCGTTAAAAGTATTTTAGGAAAATTAGGATGGTATCGCGCTTCTAGGTATGGATGGCATCATTTAAAGTGA
- a CDS encoding GNAT family N-acetyltransferase, with protein sequence MGKIENLFNPKTVAFIGATERGGSIGQQIMKNLLLGKDKRVIYPINPNREFVMGLKCLPSVIDVPEHIDLAVIATPAKTIPKIIDECGQKGVDGVVIISAGFREAGVEGAELEKEVKKIREKYDIRILGPNCLGFIRPHIGLNAAFSRCTPEPGEVAFISQSAALGSAMLDWAVSAKIGFSMFASLGLMIDIDFGDLINYLGEDPYTRSILIYMESVGSAKKFVSAARSFARTKPIIILKSGKHAASAKAIQSHTGALAGSFEVYDAAFKRLGLLRVDEIEDLFNCASVLSSRNLPKGAKLAIITNAGGPGVMASDVVIDYGGELTELSKESMNALEKILPPYWSKGNPIDIMEEANAERYEKVLNICLSDPNVDGIIVIYTPQGAAQSTELAKKVIEIAKRKIKPILTVWMGGGEAEEARKLFYVNEVPTYSTPERAVETYMYMYKYKRNLELLYETPEELPTDLSPPKNHLKFIIKKAVKEGRFVLTEDEADKFLDAYRIPKVEAYLAKSEEEAVHAALKIGYPVALKIISPKIIHKSDVNGVVLNIDSEDKLRSEYKKLTEKLQKELNIELNGVYIQKMMEKIDYELILGAKKDKDFGSIIIFGQGGRDVEFIKDFSIALPPLNQTLARRMMEETKIYKALINGSRGKPPINIRSLEGIIVQFSNLIADFPEIAEIEVNPLATSKNNIYALDARIIIDNTIEDLNPYSHLVILPYPTKYVTQWRLKDGTEVILRPVKPEDEYLELEFIKGLSRETCRFRFFRLIKELSHLDLVRFCNIDYDREVAIIAELRENGKRKEIGVARLILEPSGKRGEFAVVVADEHQRKGLGTKLVDMIIGIAEEKNLESIYGIIMPENEAMIRLSRKMGFTISRENDEVIATLNLKV encoded by the coding sequence TTGGGTAAAATAGAGAATTTATTTAATCCGAAAACTGTAGCTTTTATTGGTGCAACTGAGAGAGGAGGCTCAATTGGACAGCAAATAATGAAGAATCTTCTTTTAGGTAAAGATAAACGCGTTATATATCCTATTAACCCTAATAGAGAATTTGTTATGGGGTTAAAATGTTTACCAAGTGTAATTGATGTGCCTGAGCATATCGATTTAGCTGTTATAGCTACTCCAGCTAAAACTATACCTAAAATAATTGATGAATGCGGTCAAAAAGGTGTGGATGGAGTTGTTATAATATCTGCTGGATTTAGAGAAGCTGGAGTTGAAGGAGCTGAACTTGAAAAAGAAGTAAAAAAAATTCGTGAAAAATATGATATTAGAATTCTTGGACCAAATTGTTTAGGTTTTATTAGGCCTCACATAGGTTTAAACGCTGCTTTTTCAAGATGCACCCCTGAGCCTGGAGAAGTGGCTTTTATATCGCAAAGCGCAGCCTTAGGTTCAGCTATGCTTGATTGGGCTGTAAGCGCTAAAATAGGCTTCAGCATGTTCGCTTCTTTAGGTTTAATGATCGATATAGATTTTGGAGATTTAATAAATTATCTTGGTGAAGACCCTTATACTAGAAGCATACTTATTTATATGGAAAGCGTAGGCTCAGCTAAAAAGTTTGTTAGCGCAGCTAGAAGCTTCGCTAGAACAAAACCAATTATAATTCTTAAATCTGGAAAGCATGCTGCAAGCGCTAAAGCTATTCAATCTCATACAGGCGCTTTAGCTGGAAGCTTTGAAGTTTATGACGCTGCTTTCAAAAGGCTTGGTTTGCTTCGCGTAGATGAAATTGAAGATTTATTTAATTGCGCTAGCGTTTTATCTTCAAGAAACCTTCCTAAAGGCGCTAAATTAGCCATTATAACTAATGCTGGAGGACCAGGTGTAATGGCTTCAGATGTGGTAATAGATTATGGAGGAGAGTTAACTGAGCTTTCAAAGGAATCTATGAATGCTTTAGAAAAAATTTTGCCACCTTATTGGAGTAAAGGAAACCCAATAGATATAATGGAGGAAGCTAATGCTGAAAGATACGAGAAAGTTTTAAACATATGTTTATCTGACCCTAATGTAGATGGCATAATCGTTATTTATACACCTCAAGGCGCAGCTCAATCAACTGAGCTTGCTAAAAAAGTTATTGAAATTGCTAAAAGAAAAATTAAACCTATTTTAACTGTTTGGATGGGGGGTGGAGAAGCTGAAGAAGCTAGAAAACTCTTCTATGTAAATGAAGTCCCAACTTATTCAACTCCAGAAAGGGCTGTTGAAACATATATGTATATGTATAAATATAAAAGAAATCTTGAACTTTTATATGAAACTCCTGAAGAACTTCCAACAGATCTTTCTCCACCTAAAAATCATTTAAAGTTTATTATTAAAAAAGCTGTTAAAGAAGGGAGATTTGTGTTAACTGAAGATGAAGCTGATAAATTTCTTGATGCTTATAGAATACCTAAAGTTGAAGCTTACCTTGCTAAAAGCGAGGAGGAGGCTGTTCACGCGGCTTTAAAAATAGGTTATCCTGTTGCGCTTAAAATTATTTCACCAAAAATCATTCATAAAAGCGATGTAAACGGGGTTGTTTTAAATATAGATTCAGAAGATAAGCTTAGAAGCGAATATAAAAAGCTTACTGAAAAACTTCAAAAAGAGTTGAATATCGAGTTAAATGGTGTTTACATTCAAAAAATGATGGAGAAAATTGATTATGAATTAATTCTTGGAGCTAAAAAAGATAAAGATTTCGGTTCTATAATAATTTTTGGTCAAGGAGGGAGGGATGTAGAGTTTATTAAAGATTTTTCTATAGCTCTTCCACCATTAAACCAAACTTTAGCTAGAAGAATGATGGAGGAAACTAAAATTTATAAAGCTTTAATAAACGGTTCAAGAGGAAAACCACCAATCAATATTCGAAGCTTAGAAGGGATAATTGTTCAATTTTCTAATTTAATTGCAGATTTTCCAGAAATAGCTGAAATAGAAGTTAATCCTTTAGCAACTTCAAAAAATAATATATACGCGTTAGACGCTAGAATAATTATAGATAACACTATTGAAGATTTAAACCCTTATTCACATTTAGTTATTCTCCCTTATCCAACTAAATATGTTACGCAATGGAGGCTTAAAGATGGTACAGAAGTTATTCTTAGACCTGTTAAACCTGAAGATGAATACCTTGAACTGGAGTTTATTAAAGGTTTATCTAGGGAAACATGCAGATTTAGGTTTTTCCGTTTAATTAAAGAATTATCTCATTTAGATTTAGTTCGTTTTTGCAATATAGATTATGATAGAGAAGTGGCTATTATAGCTGAGCTTCGAGAAAATGGGAAGAGAAAAGAAATTGGAGTTGCTAGATTGATTTTAGAACCTAGTGGTAAAAGAGGAGAGTTTGCTGTTGTTGTTGCTGATGAGCATCAAAGAAAAGGTTTAGGAACAAAGCTTGTAGATATGATTATAGGAATAGCTGAAGAAAAAAATCTTGAAAGCATATACGGCATAATTATGCCTGAAAATGAAGCTATGATTCGGTTATCCAGAAAAATGGGTTTCACAATTTCTAGAGAAAACGATGAAGTTATAGCAACTTTAAACTTAAAAGTTTAA
- a CDS encoding tRNA (adenine-N1)-methyltransferase: MNEEVHEGDYVLLYFDEKRKWLVKVLEGREFHTHKGIIKLSNLINHRFGERIESSLKVDFWVLKPTLYDYIMHAERPTQIIYPKDIGLILVKLDISSGKKVIEAGTGSGALTMALANAVKPSGIVYTYEVEDRFIESAKRNLKKANLLDYVIIRKKSVKEGFIERNVDAIVMDISEPWEVVPKAFEALKNGCSLASFSPTINQVEKTVEALKKAGFIDLSTIECLVRELRVEPGKTRPFTRMIGHTGYLTFARKTIS, translated from the coding sequence ATGAATGAAGAAGTTCATGAAGGGGATTACGTGCTTCTTTACTTTGATGAAAAAAGAAAGTGGCTTGTTAAAGTTTTAGAGGGACGTGAGTTTCATACGCATAAAGGAATTATAAAGCTAAGCAACTTAATTAACCATAGGTTTGGAGAAAGAATTGAAAGCAGTTTAAAGGTAGATTTTTGGGTTTTAAAGCCTACTTTATACGATTATATTATGCATGCTGAAAGGCCTACGCAAATTATTTATCCAAAAGATATAGGGTTAATTTTGGTTAAGCTTGATATTTCTTCAGGGAAAAAAGTGATTGAAGCTGGAACTGGAAGCGGTGCATTAACAATGGCTTTAGCTAATGCTGTTAAACCCTCAGGCATAGTTTACACTTATGAAGTTGAAGATAGATTTATTGAATCTGCAAAAAGAAACTTAAAGAAAGCGAATTTGCTTGATTATGTAATTATCAGGAAAAAAAGCGTTAAAGAAGGTTTTATTGAAAGAAATGTTGATGCGATAGTTATGGATATTAGCGAACCGTGGGAAGTTGTTCCTAAAGCTTTTGAAGCTTTAAAAAATGGTTGCTCTTTAGCATCATTTTCTCCAACAATAAATCAAGTTGAAAAAACTGTTGAAGCTTTAAAAAAAGCAGGCTTCATAGATTTATCCACTATAGAATGTTTAGTTAGAGAGTTAAGAGTTGAACCGGGAAAAACTAGACCTTTCACAAGAATGATTGGGCATACAGGCTATTTAACTTTCGCTAGAAAAACCATAAGTTGA
- a CDS encoding sulfurtransferase TusA family protein has translation MSKSQSNRKLNCLGLYCSELRIKTRIEPDKIKTGEILEVIADEPAAKEDVKSLVERLNYQLLDFRKEGMKLYFLIKKS, from the coding sequence TTGAGTAAATCTCAATCAAATAGGAAGCTTAATTGCTTAGGTCTTTATTGTTCTGAACTGAGAATTAAAACAAGAATAGAACCTGATAAAATTAAGACGGGAGAAATCCTTGAAGTTATAGCAGACGAGCCGGCAGCTAAAGAAGATGTAAAAAGCTTGGTTGAAAGATTAAATTATCAACTTCTAGATTTTCGAAAAGAGGGAATGAAACTATACTTTTTAATAAAGAAAAGTTAA
- a CDS encoding NAD(P)H-hydrate dehydratase: MKALELNAEYIGVSTLQLMENAGKAVAEEIYKRFKPNTKITVFCGTGRNGGDGLVAARHLASLGFKVSVNLIGKENDLKSSIVIKNWEAVKSMLWSIETHVLPDSSTIHPCESDVIIDALLGTGAKGLLKQPILQAVKAINESKGFKVAVDVPTGVDSDSGEILGDAVKVDLTITFHKPKFGLKKAEEFCGEIKVAEIGIPLEAELFAGPGDIELVKKPRSLEAHKGDFGRLLVIGGSETYIGAPAFVGLAALRVGVDLVYIASPEKTAYAISTISPNLITIKLFGNHLSLNNFGETQSLIKRVDAVVVGPGLGTHKETEEALKRIFNALNEFKKPFLIDADAIKTFGETKINLEAPVILTPHAGEFEKLTGVKPSSSIKERIEEVKEASKKFKAVILLKGYVDVISNGEKFKLNFTGNPGMTVGGTGDVLAGIAGAFLAQGTEPFKSAVAASFINGVAGDMAYLEKGYHIVSTDLIEKIPKAIDEASRLKFSFQGRLT, translated from the coding sequence ATGAAAGCTTTAGAGTTAAATGCTGAATACATTGGAGTTTCAACGCTTCAACTTATGGAGAATGCTGGAAAAGCTGTTGCCGAAGAAATATATAAAAGATTTAAACCAAACACTAAAATAACTGTTTTTTGTGGAACTGGAAGAAATGGAGGAGATGGGTTAGTTGCTGCTAGGCATTTAGCAAGTTTAGGCTTTAAGGTTTCAGTTAACTTAATTGGTAAAGAAAATGATTTAAAATCAAGCATAGTTATAAAAAACTGGGAAGCTGTAAAAAGTATGTTATGGAGTATAGAAACGCATGTTTTACCTGATTCGTCAACGATTCATCCATGCGAAAGCGATGTTATAATAGATGCTTTGCTTGGAACAGGAGCTAAAGGCTTATTAAAGCAACCTATTCTTCAAGCTGTAAAAGCGATAAATGAATCTAAAGGGTTTAAGGTTGCTGTTGATGTTCCAACAGGTGTTGATTCAGATTCTGGAGAAATTCTCGGCGATGCTGTTAAAGTTGATTTAACAATAACTTTTCATAAACCTAAATTTGGGTTAAAAAAAGCTGAAGAATTCTGCGGTGAAATTAAAGTTGCTGAAATAGGAATACCTTTAGAAGCAGAATTATTCGCTGGACCTGGAGATATAGAGCTTGTTAAAAAACCTAGAAGCTTAGAAGCTCATAAAGGCGATTTTGGAAGATTGCTTGTAATTGGTGGAAGCGAAACTTATATTGGTGCACCTGCATTTGTTGGTTTAGCTGCTTTAAGAGTTGGCGTAGATTTAGTTTATATAGCTTCTCCAGAGAAAACTGCTTATGCTATCTCAACAATTTCACCAAATTTAATTACAATTAAACTATTTGGAAACCATCTTTCACTTAACAATTTTGGAGAAACTCAATCTTTAATAAAAAGAGTTGACGCGGTGGTTGTTGGACCAGGTTTAGGAACCCATAAAGAAACTGAAGAAGCTTTAAAAAGAATATTTAATGCTCTTAATGAATTTAAAAAACCATTTTTAATTGATGCTGATGCTATTAAAACTTTTGGAGAAACAAAAATAAATCTTGAAGCTCCAGTTATTTTAACTCCTCATGCAGGTGAATTTGAAAAACTTACAGGCGTGAAACCTTCATCATCAATAAAAGAAAGAATTGAAGAAGTTAAGGAAGCTTCAAAAAAATTTAAAGCTGTAATATTGCTTAAAGGGTATGTTGATGTAATTTCTAATGGAGAAAAATTTAAGCTTAATTTTACAGGAAACCCTGGAATGACTGTTGGAGGCACAGGAGATGTTTTAGCTGGAATTGCTGGAGCATTTTTAGCTCAAGGAACTGAACCATTTAAATCTGCTGTTGCAGCATCATTCATTAACGGCGTTGCTGGAGATATGGCTTATTTAGAAAAAGGCTACCATATTGTTTCAACAGATTTAATAGAGAAAATTCCTAAAGCTATTGATGAAGCTTCTCGATTAAAATTTTCTTTTCAAGGCCGGTTAACTTGA
- a CDS encoding UbiX family flavin prenyltransferase yields the protein MRLIIGISGASGTIYAIKLLEALKDINVEAHLIISKAAEEIIKFENELSKEALIKLASQFHEVNDLKALVTSGSYKTDGMIIVPCSMKTLAGIASGYASNLILRAADVTLKEKRPLVLVVRETPLNLIHLENMLKAAKAGAIILPASPAFYHKPKAIPDLVNYIVGKILGIFNLPYKFKVEWKGY from the coding sequence TTGCGGTTAATTATAGGCATTTCAGGAGCAAGCGGAACAATATACGCTATTAAATTGCTTGAAGCATTAAAAGATATAAATGTTGAAGCCCATTTAATTATAAGCAAAGCTGCTGAAGAAATTATTAAATTCGAAAATGAATTGTCAAAGGAAGCTCTTATAAAACTTGCTTCACAATTTCATGAAGTAAACGATTTAAAAGCTTTAGTTACAAGCGGTTCATATAAAACTGATGGAATGATTATTGTTCCATGCAGCATGAAGACTTTAGCAGGGATAGCTTCTGGTTACGCTAGCAACTTAATTTTAAGAGCGGCTGATGTAACATTAAAAGAAAAAAGACCTTTAGTTCTTGTTGTTAGAGAGACGCCATTAAATTTAATTCATTTAGAAAATATGCTTAAAGCAGCTAAGGCTGGAGCTATAATTCTTCCAGCTTCACCAGCTTTTTACCATAAACCTAAAGCAATACCTGATTTAGTTAATTATATTGTTGGGAAAATACTTGGCATTTTTAATTTACCCTATAAATTTAAAGTTGAATGGAAAGGTTATTAA